In a single window of the Labeo rohita strain BAU-BD-2019 chromosome 23, IGBB_LRoh.1.0, whole genome shotgun sequence genome:
- the cd34 gene encoding uncharacterized protein cd34, with product MAVRRMNELWKTMALALMFGFLLLHSCRGDESTANPTAGTITSPLPSKAWGTDHSATQTTAGPTPTPSPTDQETTKPSQSGRADNSNAPQVIANTPAASLSPSSPEPSQTQNITMTEEKILPQNASSIVLKPNQDEVNNATGSSQVHSGSSPTVFVSVLMAGLLLAATIVGIYYFKCHRRTNGKGIKLAEESYMADEENQGNTLVSVAPLNQPEPQEKPSLNGESQEAVKAQTPPAATNGHSTTKTADTEL from the exons ATGGCTGTACGAAGAATGAATGAGCTCTGGAAAACGATGGCACTGGCTTTAATGTTCGGCTTTCTTTTGCTTCACA GCTGTCGGGGAGACGAGTCGACAGCAAATCCTACAGCAGGTACAATAACTTCCCCATTACCGTCAAAAGCTTGGGGAACAGACCATTCAGCTACACAAACAACAGCAGGTCCAACACCAACTCCAAGTCCCACTGATCAAGAAACGACTAAACCAAGCCAATCAGGTCGTGCTGACAATTCTAATG CACCTCAAGTAATTGCCAACACTCCTGCTGCAAGCCTGTCGCCATCTTCACCAGAaccatcacaaacacaaaacatcacCATGACTGAAGAAAAGATACTACCACAGAATGCAAGTTCCATAGTTTTAAAG CCGAATCAAGATGaagtaaacaatgccactgggTCTTCTCAAGTACATTCTGGGTCTTCCCctactgtttttgtgtctgtCCTGATGGCCGGTTTACTCCTTGCTGCCACAATAGTCGGCATATACTACTTCAAGTGCCATCGCCGAACCAACGGCAAAGGCATTAAACTG GCTGAGGAGTCATACATGGCTGACGAGGAGAACCAGGGCAACACTCTGGTGTCCGTAGCCCCTCTAAACCAACCTGAACCCCAGGAGAAGCCCAGTCTTAACGGAGAGTCACAAGAGGCAGTGAAGGCCCAGACTCCTCCTGCCGCCACCAACGGCCACTCTACCACCAAAACAGCAGACACCGAGCTGTGA